GGAGGGCGCAGGTGCTTTCGTCTGCGGTGAAGAAACCGCCCTTATCTCTTCCATTGAAGGAAAACGGGGGATGCCGGCTCCAAAGCCTCCATTTCCCGCTCAGTGTGGTCTTTTTGGGAAACCCACAATTATTAATAATGTTGAAACCCTCGCTTCCGTCCCGGGAATTATCCTGAATGGTGCCGCTGAATACCGTTCTCTCGGAACCCCCGAGTCACCCGGCACAAAAACATTTGCCCTTACGGGACATGTGGTGAACACAGGCTTGATAGAAGTGCCTTTCGGTTCAACCTTGAGGCAGATAATCTTTGACATTGGTGGAGGTGTGACAGATGATGACGGGAATCTTGATCCCGACGGATTCAAGGCTGTACAGATCGGCGGACCCTCCGGTGGATGCCTTACAAGCGAGCACCTGGACCTCCCGTTAAGTTTCGACTCGCTCCGGTCGATTGGTGCAATGGTAGGTTCAGGCGGCCTTGTTGTGATGAATAAAAATACCTGCATGGTAAAAATTGCAAAATATTTCATGCAATTCACCCAAAACGAATCGTGCGGGAAGTGTGTCCCCTGCCGTGAAGGGACGAAACAAATGCTCGCCCTCCTCGATGACATCACTGAGGGAAAAGCTGATGAGCATACTCTTGAGATTCTTGAAAATCTCGGTAGAGCAATCACGAAGGCTTCACTTTGCGGACTCGGAAAGACAGCTCCAAACCCTGTCCTCTCACTTATGACCAGTTTCAGGGAGGAAATGGAAACACATGTGATGCAGAAAAGATGCCCCGCAAAAAAATGCAAAAGTCTCCTCACTCCGGTCGTAATCGAAGAGAAGTGCAAAGGCTGTGGCCTCTGTATCAAAAAATGCCCGGTGGGTGCCATAACCGGTGAGAAGAAACAACCCCACTTTATCAATGAATCGCTTTGCATCAAATGTGGTGCGTGCGTCGAAGCATGCCGCCTCGATGCAATTGCGGAAGGAGTGTAAAATGAATAACGACAATTTTGTTCATATCAATGGACGCGAAATAAAAATAGAAGGGGAGAAAAACCTCCTCGAAGTAATAAGAAAAGCCAATATCGATCTCCCGACATTTTGCTACCATTCGGAACTGAGCGTTTATGGTGCATGCCGACTCTGTCTCATAGATGTGGAAGGAAGGGGAATCAATTCATCATGCTCGATGAAACCCGAACCGGGGATGAGGATAAAAACCCATACAAAAGAACTGAGAGATATCCGAAAAATTAACATCGAACTTCTTCTCGCCGCCCACAAGAGAGAGTGCACTTCCTGCGTAAAAAGTGACTCGTGTAAACTGCTCGATATCGCCTCCCGACTCGGAGTAGAAGATGTCAGATTCAAACAGAGCACCAAAAACCTGGGAATCGACACTTCCTCTCCTGCCCTGATGAGGGACATGGACAAATGTATCCTCTGCGGTGACTGCGTGAGAGCCTGCGATGAAATTCAGGGAATAGGTGTACTCGATTTTGCTCACAGAGGAAGTGAGGCTGTAGTGGTTCCTTCTTTCGGGAAAAACCTCGGTGAAGTGGAATGTGTCGACTGCGGACAGTGTGCGCGGGTTTGTCCGACCGCTGCGATCACCCCGAAATCTGATACGGAAGAGGTGTGGAAAGCCCTCGATGACCCCGGGAAGTATGTAGTTATCCAGATAGCCCCTGCTGTAAGAGTCTCCCTTGGCGAAATGTTTGGATACAGGGAAGGTGAGAATGTAACGGGTCAAATGATCGCTTCCCTGAAACAGCTCGGATTCAAAAAGGTGTATGATACATCCTTCGGTGCAGACCTGACAGTGATGGAGGAAGCCAATGAGTTTCTTGAAAGGATCAATTCCGGTGAAAAGCTGCCTTTGATTACTTCCTGCTGCCCGGCATGGGTGAAGTATGCAGAGCAGTATCAGCCCGAGTTTTTGGCGAATTTGAGCTCATGCAAGTCACCTCAGGGAATGGTTGGTGCCCTCATAAAAAACAGAATTCACGATAAAATGAAACCGGAAAAGAAGGACATCGTTTCAGTTTCAGTAATGCCGTGTACCGCCAAAAAGTTCGAAATCACCCGCAATTCCGGTCACGACAGGGATGTCGATTTCGTAATCACCGTCCCCGAGCTTGCAAGAATGATTCGTGAGGCAGGTATCGTGTTTGATGAACTGTCGCCTGAATCATTCGATATGCCACTCGGCTTCAAGACGGGCGCAGGTATCATTTTCGGGAACTCGGGAGGTGTCGCTGAAGCTGTCGTAAGACACCTGAGTGCAACCATAAACGGCGAAGACGCCACCATTTCCGATGTGATTGAACTTCGCGGCAGCACAGGAATAAAAAGAAAAAAAGTAACAGTAAACGGAAAAGAATTTGCAATCGCTGTTGTAAGCGGACTTAAGAATGCCAAAGCCCTCCTCGCCAAAGTGAAAAGCGGGGAAGAGCATTACGACTTCATCGAGATTATGGCATGTCCAGCAGGTTGTGCCGGTGGTGCAGGTCAGCCTGTCACCCACAGTGAGGATACTGTGGCAAAACGGGGCAAAGGACTCTACGAGACAGATAAAATGTTGCAACTGCACAATGCTCACGAAAATCCGTATATAAAGGAACTCTACAACAACTTCCTCGAAACTCCCGGCAGTCATGTTGCTCATGAGTTGCTGCACACTCACTACAAGAACCGAAAGCGGTTCGAGGGCGGGATAAGTCTGATTCAAAGTGGTGAAGAGAAAAAGAAAATTTCTGTTTGCGTGGGTACTTCCTGCTTTATAAAAGGATCTCAAAAGCTCCTTAACAGGATAGTAAGACATGTATCCGTTGAAGGACTGTCGGAGGAATTTGAGGTTTCTGCAACTTTCTGCGCAGAAAACTGTGACAAAGGACCCACAGTTGTTGTTGAAGGTGAGTTAATTCATCACTGTTCATTTGAAGAGATTAGGGCAAAGATCGACGGTCTTCGCTCCTGAATGATACACGAAACGGCATTCACTCCTCTCCCTTTCTTCCGCGGAAGGGAGCGGGGGTGGATGTTTATTTTGCCCTCTCGAACAATTTCACAACCGTGTTCATATTTCGAGTAGTCGCAACTGTTTTCAGTTTTTTCTCGATGAACGGGTTGGAAAGTTTTGTTATACCGTAACCCTCGGGACAGTGAAGGAACATCACACTCTCAAAAAACAGGTACACCTCTGAATCAGATTTCACTTTGTCCAGCTCTTCAAAAGGGATGTTCTGCGGTGCCTTCCGAAAAAATGAAATGTAGAGTTTATTCCCCTCCGCTTCCCGAAATGGATTAAATTCAATAATTCGCCCAAACTCCTCAAGCGTCCTTACCATCACCTCCACATCAAAATCATACTTTAGGGAGATCTCCTGCATGATAATTGATTCGAGTTGCACCGTATCAGTTTCTGCAGAATCGAAAACCACATTTCCACTCTGGATATAAGTTGTTACATTATTGCATCCGAGAGACCGGAAAAGTTCTTTCAAATCGGTCATTTTTATAAGTTTTTGTCCGCTGACATTTATTCCGCGAAGTAAGGCGATAAAGACAGGCATGGAAAAGATACCACTTTGATTAAAGATTAATAAAATTTTGTAATGATTTCCGCAAATACTCCCTGTTCACAACACCGTGGATCACATCTACAAGTTT
The sequence above is a segment of the Bacteroidota bacterium genome. Coding sequences within it:
- a CDS encoding 4Fe-4S binding protein, translated to MNKRELNRIKEDFSKRYAQVSRRIIICAGTGCMANGALKISNEFKQISALMGLQIETELKQEENKFNLLTGSGCQGFCQMGPLVTVEPEGIFYVKVQPEDVAEIIQETVLNGRPVERLLYKGKPSDKICKTINDINFYKKQTRKVLRDCGNINPEDIEEYIHRGGYAAAEKALTEMSSEDVCKEILNSGLRGRGGGGFPTGKKWLMAMGEKNEKKYIICNGDEGDPGAFMDRSVMEGNPHSVIEGMIIAAFAIGADEGYVYVRLEYPLAVKRIKKAVETAEKYGILGKNIFGTDKNFTIHVMEGAGAFVCGEETALISSIEGKRGMPAPKPPFPAQCGLFGKPTIINNVETLASVPGIILNGAAEYRSLGTPESPGTKTFALTGHVVNTGLIEVPFGSTLRQIIFDIGGGVTDDDGNLDPDGFKAVQIGGPSGGCLTSEHLDLPLSFDSLRSIGAMVGSGGLVVMNKNTCMVKIAKYFMQFTQNESCGKCVPCREGTKQMLALLDDITEGKADEHTLEILENLGRAITKASLCGLGKTAPNPVLSLMTSFREEMETHVMQKRCPAKKCKSLLTPVVIEEKCKGCGLCIKKCPVGAITGEKKQPHFINESLCIKCGACVEACRLDAIAEGV
- a CDS encoding [FeFe] hydrogenase, group A, which translates into the protein MNNDNFVHINGREIKIEGEKNLLEVIRKANIDLPTFCYHSELSVYGACRLCLIDVEGRGINSSCSMKPEPGMRIKTHTKELRDIRKINIELLLAAHKRECTSCVKSDSCKLLDIASRLGVEDVRFKQSTKNLGIDTSSPALMRDMDKCILCGDCVRACDEIQGIGVLDFAHRGSEAVVVPSFGKNLGEVECVDCGQCARVCPTAAITPKSDTEEVWKALDDPGKYVVIQIAPAVRVSLGEMFGYREGENVTGQMIASLKQLGFKKVYDTSFGADLTVMEEANEFLERINSGEKLPLITSCCPAWVKYAEQYQPEFLANLSSCKSPQGMVGALIKNRIHDKMKPEKKDIVSVSVMPCTAKKFEITRNSGHDRDVDFVITVPELARMIREAGIVFDELSPESFDMPLGFKTGAGIIFGNSGGVAEAVVRHLSATINGEDATISDVIELRGSTGIKRKKVTVNGKEFAIAVVSGLKNAKALLAKVKSGEEHYDFIEIMACPAGCAGGAGQPVTHSEDTVAKRGKGLYETDKMLQLHNAHENPYIKELYNNFLETPGSHVAHELLHTHYKNRKRFEGGISLIQSGEEKKKISVCVGTSCFIKGSQKLLNRIVRHVSVEGLSEEFEVSATFCAENCDKGPTVVVEGELIHHCSFEEIRAKIDGLRS
- a CDS encoding DUF1697 domain-containing protein encodes the protein MPVFIALLRGINVSGQKLIKMTDLKELFRSLGCNNVTTYIQSGNVVFDSAETDTVQLESIIMQEISLKYDFDVEVMVRTLEEFGRIIEFNPFREAEGNKLYISFFRKAPQNIPFEELDKVKSDSEVYLFFESVMFLHCPEGYGITKLSNPFIEKKLKTVATTRNMNTVVKLFERAK